A stretch of the Streptomyces venezuelae genome encodes the following:
- a CDS encoding discoidin domain-containing protein yields MVLGPAPGSAADDPGWWNPTARPAPDSGINITGEPFKGTNAQGEVRGFVDAHNHLMSNEAFGGRLICGKPFSELGVADALKDCPEHPTLAVFDFITKGGDGNHDATGWPTFKDWPAHDSLTHQQNYYAWIERAWRGGQRVLVNDLVTNGVICSVYFFKDRSCDEMTSIRLQAKKTYEMQDYIDKMFGGPGKGWFRIVTDSAQAREVIAQGKLAVILGVETSEPFGCKMILDVSQCSKADIDRGLDELHGLGVRSMFLCHKFDNALCGVRFDSGALGTAINVGQFLSTGTFWQTEQCAGPQKDNPIGLAAAPNAEKELPAGVSVPGYDQNARCNTRGLTELGEYAVRGMMKRKMMLEIDHMSVKAAGRAFDIMESESYPGVISSHSWMDNSWTERLYKLGGFAAQYMNGAEAFSAEAKAKDALRDKYGVGYGYGTDMNGVGGWPGPRGADAPNKVTYPFRSADGGSVIDRQTTGQRTWDLNTDGASHVGLVPDWIEDIRKVGGQGVVDDLFRGAESYLDTWGASEKHKAGVNLASGVPAAASTTEWWNPFTTYAPGRAVDGNGGTRWASEWSDGQWYQLDLGSSQLVKRITLDWERAYGKAYRIELSDDGSTWRTVWSTTTGDGGLDTIQIAGTPARHLRVQGVQRGTQWGYSLYEVGVYSS; encoded by the coding sequence ATGGTGCTCGGGCCCGCGCCCGGCTCGGCCGCCGACGACCCCGGCTGGTGGAACCCCACCGCCCGGCCGGCGCCCGACTCCGGGATCAACATCACGGGCGAGCCCTTCAAGGGCACCAACGCCCAGGGCGAGGTACGCGGGTTCGTCGACGCGCACAACCACCTGATGTCCAACGAGGCCTTCGGCGGCCGGCTGATCTGCGGCAAGCCCTTCTCCGAGCTCGGCGTCGCCGACGCGCTCAAGGACTGCCCCGAACACCCCACGCTCGCGGTCTTCGACTTCATCACCAAGGGCGGCGACGGCAACCACGACGCGACCGGCTGGCCGACCTTCAAGGACTGGCCCGCCCATGACTCGCTGACCCACCAGCAGAACTACTACGCCTGGATCGAGCGGGCCTGGCGCGGCGGCCAGCGGGTGCTCGTCAACGACCTCGTCACCAACGGGGTCATCTGCTCGGTCTACTTCTTCAAGGACCGCAGCTGCGACGAGATGACCTCCATCCGCCTGCAGGCCAAGAAGACGTACGAGATGCAGGACTACATCGACAAGATGTTCGGCGGCCCGGGGAAGGGCTGGTTCCGGATCGTCACCGACAGCGCCCAGGCCCGCGAGGTCATCGCCCAGGGCAAGCTGGCCGTGATCCTCGGAGTCGAGACCTCCGAGCCCTTCGGCTGCAAGATGATCCTGGACGTCTCCCAGTGCAGCAAGGCGGACATCGACCGCGGTCTGGACGAGCTGCACGGGCTCGGCGTGCGCAGCATGTTCCTGTGCCACAAGTTCGACAACGCGCTCTGCGGGGTGCGCTTCGACTCCGGTGCGCTCGGCACGGCGATCAATGTGGGCCAGTTCCTCTCCACCGGGACCTTCTGGCAGACCGAGCAGTGCGCGGGGCCGCAGAAGGACAACCCGATCGGCCTGGCCGCGGCGCCGAACGCGGAGAAGGAGCTGCCGGCCGGAGTGAGCGTGCCCGGCTACGACCAGAACGCCCGGTGCAACACCCGCGGGCTCACCGAACTCGGCGAGTACGCGGTGCGCGGGATGATGAAGCGCAAGATGATGCTGGAAATCGACCACATGAGCGTGAAGGCCGCCGGCCGGGCCTTCGACATCATGGAGTCGGAGTCCTACCCGGGCGTGATCTCCTCGCACAGCTGGATGGACAACAGCTGGACCGAACGGCTGTACAAGCTCGGCGGGTTCGCCGCCCAGTACATGAACGGGGCCGAGGCGTTCAGCGCGGAGGCCAAGGCCAAGGACGCCCTGCGCGACAAGTACGGGGTCGGCTACGGATACGGGACCGACATGAACGGCGTCGGCGGCTGGCCCGGCCCGCGCGGCGCGGACGCCCCGAACAAGGTCACGTACCCCTTCCGCAGCGCCGACGGCGGCTCGGTCATCGACCGGCAGACCACCGGGCAGCGCACCTGGGACCTCAACACCGACGGCGCCTCGCACGTCGGACTCGTGCCGGACTGGATCGAGGACATCCGCAAGGTCGGCGGCCAGGGCGTGGTGGACGACCTGTTCCGCGGCGCCGAGTCCTACCTGGACACCTGGGGGGCCTCGGAGAAGCACAAGGCCGGGGTGAACCTCGCCTCTGGCGTCCCGGCAGCCGCCTCGACCACCGAGTGGTGGAACCCGTTCACCACCTACGCGCCCGGCCGGGCCGTGGACGGCAACGGGGGCACCCGCTGGGCCAGCGAGTGGAGCGACGGCCAGTGGTACCAGCTCGACCTCGGGTCCTCGCAGCTGGTCAAGCGGATCACCCTGGACTGGGAGCGGGCGTACGGGAAGGCGTACCGGATCGAGCTGTCCGACGACGGCTCCACCTGGCGGACCGTCTGGTCCACCACCACAGGTGACGGCGGCCTGGACACCATCCAGATCGCCGGGACCCCCGCCCGCCACCTGCGCGTCCAGGGCGTCCAGCGCGGCACCCAGTGGGGCTACTCGCTGTACGAGGTCGGCGTCTACAGCAGCTGA
- a CDS encoding disulfide bond formation protein B codes for MSTTTLTGATATATATATATAPAADSGARPAALSHRLGLWFTHAYVIGLCGTLAGAYFFQFGLGEYPCPMCLLQRMFFLLSALGPAWIIARSRKGAVTSGTWAAGWGWAVVAALAGSTVSAAQVLMHIVPPDPGYAGALFGLHLYTWALIAFLAAAIAAGAALFLTEWAQPLDAGTASPALRRAAGVTLAILFVFAASNLIACFLLQGFHWQMSGDPTAYRLFTDLGF; via the coding sequence ATGAGCACCACCACCCTGACCGGCGCCACCGCCACCGCCACCGCCACCGCCACCGCCACCGCCCCCGCCGCCGACAGCGGCGCCCGCCCCGCCGCGCTCTCGCACCGGCTCGGCCTCTGGTTCACCCACGCCTATGTGATCGGCCTGTGCGGAACCCTCGCCGGCGCCTACTTCTTCCAGTTCGGACTGGGTGAGTACCCCTGCCCCATGTGCCTGCTCCAGCGGATGTTCTTCCTGCTGAGCGCCCTCGGCCCGGCCTGGATCATCGCCCGCTCCCGCAAGGGCGCGGTGACCTCAGGCACCTGGGCCGCCGGCTGGGGCTGGGCCGTGGTGGCCGCGCTGGCCGGGAGCACCGTCTCGGCCGCCCAGGTCCTGATGCACATCGTGCCCCCGGACCCCGGCTACGCCGGTGCCCTGTTCGGCCTGCACCTGTACACCTGGGCCCTGATCGCCTTCCTTGCCGCGGCCATCGCCGCCGGCGCCGCCCTCTTCCTGACCGAGTGGGCCCAGCCCCTGGACGCCGGAACCGCCTCGCCCGCCCTGCGCCGGGCCGCCGGTGTCACCCTGGCCATACTGTTCGTCTTCGCCGCCAGCAACCTGATCGCCTGCTTCCTGCTCCAGGGCTTCCACTGGCAGATGTCCGGCGACCCCACCGCCTACCGCCTGTTCACCGACCTCGGCTTCTGA
- the lysA gene encoding diaminopimelate decarboxylase: MTVAALSEAAAGRDDLSVWPASTSRLRHGGLSVGGVSLTEIAERFDTPVYVLDEGEVRARCRTYRDAFPEADVLYAAKAFLSRAMVRWMDEEGFGLDVCSAGELELAVTSGFLPERITLHGNAKSPRDIATALRLGVGRIVIDSPSEIARLAAAVGPDGRQKVLVRVVPGVSAGGHEKIRTGTAGQKFGLSLTDGSAQHAIARILGQPQLEPAGLHCHIGSQITEVKPYVAALRRMVGLMARIRDSHGIVLPELNMGGGHGIAYRPGEPALDLTALARRLRTELLESCAAAGLAVPRLAIEPGRAVVGPAGVALYRVLAVKQTGDRGFVAVDGGMSDNPRPALYGVRYAPRLVGRSSTAPDRTATVVGRHCEAGDILAADVQLPGDVHPGDLLAVPVAGAYHLSMASGYNLVGRPPVVAVHEGTARLLVRRETLEDIRHRDIGG; the protein is encoded by the coding sequence GTGACCGTCGCCGCTCTTTCCGAGGCCGCGGCCGGCCGGGACGACCTGTCCGTCTGGCCCGCCTCCACCAGCCGCCTGCGGCACGGCGGGCTGTCCGTCGGCGGGGTGTCGCTGACCGAGATCGCCGAGCGCTTCGACACCCCCGTGTACGTGTTGGACGAGGGCGAGGTGCGGGCCCGCTGCCGGACCTACCGGGACGCCTTCCCCGAGGCCGATGTGCTGTACGCCGCCAAGGCGTTCCTGTCCCGCGCGATGGTGCGCTGGATGGACGAGGAGGGCTTCGGTCTCGACGTGTGCTCGGCGGGCGAACTCGAGCTCGCCGTCACCTCGGGTTTCCTGCCCGAGCGCATCACCCTGCACGGCAATGCCAAGTCGCCGCGCGACATCGCAACCGCGCTGCGGCTGGGGGTGGGCCGGATCGTCATCGACAGCCCGTCCGAGATCGCCCGGCTGGCCGCCGCGGTGGGGCCGGACGGACGGCAGAAGGTGCTGGTCCGGGTGGTGCCCGGGGTCTCGGCCGGCGGACACGAGAAGATCCGTACCGGGACGGCCGGCCAGAAGTTCGGCCTGTCCCTCACCGACGGCTCCGCGCAGCACGCCATCGCCCGGATCCTCGGGCAGCCACAGCTGGAACCGGCGGGTCTGCACTGCCACATCGGCTCGCAGATCACCGAGGTCAAGCCGTATGTGGCCGCCCTGCGCCGGATGGTGGGACTGATGGCCCGGATCCGCGACAGCCACGGGATCGTGCTGCCCGAACTGAACATGGGCGGCGGCCACGGGATCGCCTACCGGCCCGGCGAGCCGGCGCTGGACCTGACCGCCCTCGCCCGCAGGCTGCGTACCGAACTCCTCGAGAGCTGCGCTGCGGCCGGTCTGGCCGTGCCCCGGCTGGCCATCGAGCCGGGGCGGGCGGTGGTCGGTCCGGCCGGGGTGGCGCTCTACCGGGTCCTGGCCGTCAAGCAGACCGGGGACCGGGGGTTCGTTGCGGTCGACGGCGGTATGAGCGACAACCCGCGGCCCGCCCTGTACGGGGTGCGGTACGCGCCGCGGCTGGTCGGCCGCAGCAGCACGGCGCCGGACCGGACGGCCACGGTCGTCGGCCGGCACTGCGAGGCGGGCGACATCCTGGCGGCCGATGTGCAGCTGCCGGGGGACGTCCACCCCGGGGACCTGCTCGCCGTACCGGTGGCGGGGGCCTATCACCTGTCCATGGCCTCCGGCTACAACCTGGTCGGCAGGCCCCCGGTCGTGGCCGTCCACGAGGGGACGGCCCGGCTGCTGGTCCGGCGGGAGACGCTGGAGGACATCCGGCACCGGGACATCGGCGGCTGA
- a CDS encoding Lrp/AsnC family transcriptional regulator, producing MDAVDLQIIRALQADGRLSNQDLADRVRLSPSPCLRRVRRLEEAGLIRGYTAMVDQVAFGLPITVFVRIRLERHTAEAVRVFEEHVAVIEHIQDCYLMAGSSDYLLRVVIESLQAYESLVRHKIHAIPGIASIESSFAYGSVKQSRTYPRPAPGP from the coding sequence GTGGACGCCGTCGATCTGCAGATCATCCGTGCCTTGCAGGCGGACGGCCGGCTGTCCAACCAGGACCTCGCCGACCGCGTCCGGCTGTCCCCGTCCCCCTGCCTGCGCCGGGTGCGCCGCCTGGAGGAGGCGGGTCTCATCCGCGGCTACACCGCCATGGTCGACCAGGTCGCGTTCGGGCTGCCGATCACCGTGTTCGTCCGGATCCGCCTCGAACGCCACACGGCGGAGGCGGTCAGGGTCTTCGAGGAACATGTCGCGGTCATCGAGCACATCCAGGACTGCTATCTGATGGCGGGCAGCAGCGACTATCTGCTCCGCGTGGTCATCGAGAGCCTCCAGGCGTACGAATCCCTGGTCCGCCACAAGATCCATGCCATCCCGGGCATCGCATCGATCGAATCGAGCTTCGCCTACGGCAGCGTCAAACAGTCCCGCACCTACCCCCGCCCGGCCCCGGGACCGTGA
- a CDS encoding aromatic amino acid transaminase, translating into MLELLPPPPVDPLWDLTYEFGTDERPERLNLVLGVYRDRTGTTPVMTAVREAEIRLAERSASKEYRGLSGNAAFNRAMLAMVLGAGGPAERAAAVQTVAGTGALRLLADLICRTRPGTTVWISDPAYVNHRPILEAAGLTVRTYRWRDAEGGFDAAGMLGDLAGAGRDDVVLLQGCCHNPTGVDPSAEAWEAVAALAVRNGWVPFVDLAYHGLGDGLEADLWATRMLAARVPEMFIAVSCSKNFGLYSDRTGCAIVLGSSRRTVAHAETALQNAARTQYSMPPEHGAAVVTAILEDEGLRAAWQAELDVMRARITANRTELAARLTALGRGAQAQTLAGQKGMFSMLPLRVDQMLLLRRQYAIYGTTAGRINIAGIPADRIGCLAEGIAAVMDTADARH; encoded by the coding sequence ATGCTTGAGCTCCTTCCGCCGCCGCCCGTCGACCCGCTGTGGGACCTGACCTACGAGTTCGGCACCGACGAACGGCCCGAGCGCCTGAACCTGGTGCTCGGCGTCTACCGGGACCGGACCGGAACCACCCCCGTGATGACCGCCGTACGCGAGGCCGAGATCCGGCTGGCCGAGCGGTCCGCCTCCAAGGAGTACCGCGGGCTGTCCGGCAATGCCGCCTTCAACCGGGCCATGCTGGCCATGGTGCTGGGGGCCGGCGGCCCCGCCGAGCGTGCCGCGGCCGTCCAGACCGTCGCGGGCACCGGCGCGCTGCGGCTGCTGGCCGATCTGATCTGCCGGACCCGCCCGGGCACCACGGTGTGGATCAGCGATCCGGCTTACGTCAACCACCGGCCCATCCTGGAGGCCGCCGGGCTGACCGTGCGGACGTACCGCTGGCGCGATGCCGAGGGCGGCTTCGACGCGGCGGGCATGCTGGGGGACCTGGCCGGCGCGGGCCGCGACGATGTGGTCCTGCTCCAGGGCTGCTGCCACAACCCCACCGGGGTGGACCCCTCGGCCGAGGCGTGGGAGGCGGTGGCCGCACTGGCCGTCCGGAACGGCTGGGTGCCGTTCGTCGACCTCGCCTACCACGGGCTCGGGGACGGCCTGGAGGCCGACCTGTGGGCCACCCGGATGCTGGCCGCGCGGGTGCCGGAGATGTTCATCGCGGTGAGCTGCTCGAAGAACTTCGGTCTGTACAGCGACCGGACCGGCTGCGCCATCGTGCTCGGCTCCTCCCGCCGGACCGTGGCCCACGCCGAGACGGCCCTGCAGAACGCCGCCCGTACCCAGTACTCGATGCCGCCGGAGCACGGGGCGGCGGTGGTGACGGCGATCCTGGAGGACGAGGGGCTGCGCGCTGCCTGGCAGGCGGAGCTGGACGTCATGCGGGCCCGGATCACGGCCAACCGGACGGAGCTCGCCGCCCGGCTGACCGCCCTGGGCCGGGGCGCGCAGGCGCAGACGCTCGCCGGGCAGAAGGGGATGTTCTCGATGCTGCCGCTGCGGGTGGACCAGATGCTCCTGCTGCGCAGGCAGTACGCCATCTACGGCACCACCGCGGGCCGGATCAACATCGCGGGCATCCCGGCCGACCGGATCGGCTGCCTGGCGGAGGGCATCGCGGCGGTCATGGACACGGCCGACGCCCGGCACTGA
- a CDS encoding SAV_915 family protein has translation MCLFRYADDPEPDEQGPAGLLYVPVRPGTAGVVLRMFRTPLGERTAVGFTAPGLLGTTLGADQPWIRLSTPVLRAIAGALGVGRLTIDPVFSAPAVTPLPAQPGGSRVRAVQGGMIP, from the coding sequence ATGTGCCTGTTCCGGTACGCCGACGACCCCGAGCCTGACGAACAGGGCCCGGCCGGACTTCTCTACGTGCCCGTCCGGCCGGGAACGGCGGGGGTGGTGCTCCGGATGTTCCGCACCCCGCTGGGCGAGCGCACCGCCGTCGGATTCACCGCACCCGGGCTGCTGGGAACCACACTCGGTGCGGACCAGCCCTGGATCCGGCTCTCCACACCGGTGCTCCGCGCCATCGCCGGGGCACTGGGCGTCGGCCGGCTGACGATCGACCCGGTCTTCTCCGCCCCCGCCGTCACCCCGCTGCCGGCGCAGCCGGGCGGGAGCCGGGTCCGGGCCGTGCAAGGGGGGATGATTCCGTGA
- a CDS encoding class I SAM-dependent methyltransferase: MGMSTVAAARWVERWECQQQRYAVDREERFTVIADVVEHMTLGRPAPLVLDLGSGPGSLAARLAGRLPAAEVVAVDADPLLLELGRAHHGSTLRYVEALIGAPDWLEALALDRPVDAAVSTTALHYLGEDTLKQVYADLAGRLRPGGVLVNGDHISPDSAKVRELALDIGRRQAERCLALIHEDWQSWWSGAAADPELAPFLARRGERRHPPCEGNDLPLSGHVGLLREAGFAEVGTVWQFGNSHVLVAVR, from the coding sequence ATGGGCATGAGTACGGTGGCGGCGGCGCGCTGGGTGGAGCGCTGGGAGTGCCAGCAGCAGCGGTACGCGGTCGACCGCGAGGAGCGGTTCACGGTGATCGCGGACGTGGTCGAGCACATGACGCTCGGCCGGCCCGCTCCGCTGGTGCTGGACCTGGGCAGCGGACCGGGCTCGCTGGCCGCCCGGCTCGCCGGCCGGCTGCCCGCCGCGGAGGTGGTGGCCGTGGACGCCGATCCGCTGCTGCTGGAGCTGGGCCGGGCCCACCACGGCAGCACCCTGCGGTACGTGGAGGCGCTGATCGGCGCGCCGGACTGGCTCGAGGCGCTCGCCCTGGACCGTCCGGTGGACGCGGCGGTGTCCACCACCGCCCTGCACTACCTGGGTGAGGACACCCTGAAGCAGGTCTACGCCGACCTGGCCGGGCGGCTGCGGCCGGGCGGGGTCCTGGTCAACGGCGACCACATCAGCCCGGACTCCGCGAAGGTGCGGGAACTCGCCCTGGACATCGGCCGCCGGCAGGCCGAGCGGTGCCTGGCGCTGATCCACGAGGACTGGCAGTCCTGGTGGTCGGGGGCCGCCGCCGACCCGGAGCTCGCCCCGTTCCTGGCCCGCCGGGGCGAGCGCCGCCACCCGCCCTGCGAGGGCAACGACCTGCCGCTGTCCGGTCATGTCGGGCTGCTGCGGGAGGCGGGGTTCGCGGAGGTGGGAACCGTCTGGCAGTTCGGCAACAGCCATGTGCTGGTGGCCGTGCGCTGA
- a CDS encoding universal stress protein — translation MSGTPGSLAALHRAAAEARARDAGLCAVLAWAAPGGELGSRSSCNVSALAQCRAAAVDRLREILHGAFGPGSPGVPLEGLTVRATPGAALVRTADNPEDLLVVGTGSRAPLRRLVRPSVARYCLAHAACPVLTVPPSPLEAELDAVHRRNLWRLPMDARELSP, via the coding sequence GTGAGCGGAACCCCGGGAAGCCTGGCGGCCCTGCACCGGGCCGCCGCCGAGGCCCGGGCCCGCGACGCCGGCCTGTGCGCCGTCCTGGCCTGGGCCGCCCCGGGCGGTGAACTCGGCAGCCGCAGCTCCTGCAATGTCTCGGCGCTCGCCCAGTGCCGGGCCGCGGCCGTGGACCGGCTGCGCGAGATCCTGCACGGTGCCTTCGGCCCGGGATCCCCAGGGGTCCCGCTGGAGGGCCTGACGGTACGGGCCACCCCGGGCGCGGCCCTGGTGCGCACCGCCGACAACCCCGAGGACCTGCTGGTCGTGGGCACCGGATCGCGTGCCCCGCTGCGCCGGCTGGTCCGCCCCTCAGTGGCCCGCTACTGCCTCGCCCATGCGGCCTGCCCGGTCCTCACCGTCCCGCCCTCCCCGCTCGAGGCCGAGCTCGACGCGGTCCACCGGCGCAACCTCTGGCGGCTGCCCATGGACGCCCGGGAGCTGTCCCCCTGA
- the kdpB gene encoding potassium-transporting ATPase subunit KdpB, which produces MSPAAAQHTSPVPGTTPRTPGPRPSRKRPGPASMLEPERLAASARDAVRKLHPRELVKKPVLFVVAVGSALTTLSALIHPSVFTWVIGIWLWLTVLFANFAEAVAEGRGRAQAESLRRARTDTVALRLSHWNYGTNLHAAETEAVTPAELQPFDFVLVEAGELIPADGDVVDGAAMVDESAVTGESAPVLRESGGDRSGVTGGTTVLSDRIVVRVTSRPGHSFMDRMIALVEGASRQKTPNEIALNILLAALTVVFVLVVVSLQPMAGYAKAAQSTTVLVALLVTLIPTTIGALLSAIGIAGMDRLVQRNVLAMSGRAVEAAGDINTLLLDKTGTITHGNREAAAFVPLPGIDLIKLADAAQLSSLADETPEGRSVVALARRHGLQPPAEGELSNPRFVEFSARTRMSGVNLSWDNGAGCAIRKGAVAEVADWVALRGGTVPAEAAAWSASVSASGGTPLLVAVHDWDGPRILGIVHLKDVVKDGMRERFEELRRMGIRTVMVTGDNELTARAIAAEAGVDEYLAQATPEDKMALIKREQAGGKLVAMTGDGTNDAPALAQADVGVAMNTGTSAAKEAGNMVDLDSNPTKLIEIVEIGKQLLITRGALTTFSITNDVAKYFAIIPAMFASAYPGLDKLNIMGLSSPESAITSAIIFNALIIIALIPLALRGVRYTPASAHELLRRNLTRYGLGGLVLPFIGIKLIDLAVSAIPGLR; this is translated from the coding sequence ATGTCTCCCGCCGCCGCGCAGCACACCTCACCGGTTCCCGGGACCACTCCGCGGACACCGGGTCCCCGGCCCTCGCGCAAACGCCCCGGACCGGCGAGCATGCTGGAACCGGAACGGCTGGCGGCCTCCGCCCGGGACGCGGTCCGCAAGCTGCACCCGCGGGAGCTGGTGAAGAAGCCGGTGCTCTTCGTCGTGGCCGTGGGGTCCGCGCTCACCACCCTCTCCGCGCTCATCCACCCGTCCGTGTTCACCTGGGTGATCGGCATCTGGCTGTGGCTGACCGTGCTCTTCGCCAACTTCGCGGAGGCCGTCGCCGAGGGCCGCGGCCGGGCCCAGGCCGAATCCCTGCGCCGGGCCCGGACCGACACGGTCGCGCTGCGCCTGTCGCACTGGAACTACGGCACCAACCTGCACGCGGCCGAAACCGAGGCGGTCACCCCGGCCGAACTCCAGCCCTTCGACTTCGTGCTGGTCGAGGCCGGGGAGCTGATCCCGGCCGACGGCGATGTGGTGGACGGCGCCGCCATGGTGGACGAGTCCGCCGTCACCGGCGAATCGGCCCCCGTCCTGCGCGAGTCGGGCGGCGACCGCAGCGGTGTCACCGGCGGCACGACGGTGCTGTCCGACCGGATCGTCGTACGCGTCACCTCGCGCCCCGGACACTCCTTCATGGACCGCATGATCGCCCTGGTGGAGGGCGCGTCCCGGCAGAAGACCCCGAACGAGATCGCCCTCAACATCCTGCTGGCCGCCCTGACCGTGGTGTTCGTCCTGGTCGTGGTCAGCCTCCAGCCGATGGCCGGATATGCGAAGGCCGCCCAGTCCACCACCGTCCTGGTCGCCCTGCTCGTCACCCTCATCCCGACCACCATCGGCGCGCTGCTCTCCGCGATCGGCATCGCCGGCATGGACCGTCTGGTCCAGCGCAACGTCCTGGCCATGTCCGGCCGGGCCGTCGAGGCCGCCGGCGACATCAACACCCTGCTCCTGGACAAGACCGGCACCATCACCCACGGCAACCGCGAGGCGGCGGCCTTCGTCCCGCTCCCCGGCATCGACCTGATCAAGCTGGCGGACGCCGCCCAGCTGTCCTCGCTCGCCGACGAGACCCCCGAAGGGCGCTCCGTGGTGGCCCTCGCCCGCCGGCACGGCCTCCAGCCGCCCGCCGAGGGCGAACTGAGCAACCCGCGGTTCGTCGAGTTCAGCGCCCGCACCCGGATGAGCGGGGTCAACCTCAGCTGGGACAACGGCGCCGGCTGCGCCATCCGCAAGGGCGCGGTGGCCGAGGTCGCCGACTGGGTGGCGCTGCGCGGCGGCACCGTGCCCGCCGAGGCCGCCGCCTGGTCCGCCTCGGTGTCCGCCTCCGGCGGGACGCCCCTGCTGGTCGCCGTGCACGACTGGGACGGCCCCCGCATCCTCGGCATCGTCCACCTCAAGGACGTGGTCAAGGACGGGATGCGGGAACGCTTCGAGGAACTCCGCCGGATGGGCATCCGCACGGTGATGGTGACCGGCGACAACGAACTCACCGCGCGGGCCATCGCCGCCGAGGCCGGAGTCGACGAATACCTCGCCCAGGCCACCCCCGAGGACAAGATGGCCCTCATCAAGCGGGAGCAGGCGGGCGGCAAGCTGGTCGCGATGACGGGTGACGGCACCAACGACGCCCCGGCGCTCGCGCAGGCGGATGTCGGCGTCGCGATGAACACCGGTACCTCGGCCGCCAAGGAGGCCGGGAACATGGTGGACCTGGACTCCAACCCCACCAAGCTCATCGAGATCGTGGAGATCGGCAAGCAGCTCCTGATCACCCGCGGCGCCCTGACCACCTTCTCCATCACCAACGACGTCGCCAAGTACTTCGCGATCATCCCGGCCATGTTCGCCTCGGCCTATCCGGGCCTGGACAAGCTCAACATCATGGGCCTGTCCTCCCCGGAGTCGGCCATCACCTCCGCGATCATCTTCAACGCGCTGATCATCATCGCGCTCATCCCGCTCGCCCTGCGCGGAGTCCGCTACACCCCCGCCTCGGCCCACGAGCTGCTGCGCCGCAACCTCACTCGGTACGGCCTCGGCGGCCTCGTCCTGCCCTTCATCGGCATCAAACTCATCGACCTCGCGGTCTCGGCGATCCCCGGACTGCGTTGA
- a CDS encoding DMT family transporter produces MVATHTTGVAPPRSAATPLRGRLSPQAQGMLALLVTVAIWAAFALSARALSSSSLLPADAALLRFGVPLVVLAPALWRRRQRIAAVRLSAAVKIVCGAGVPFFLAAMYGGSLTSAAFVGSIVPGMVPLFVSALMVVRGHGVPRGTQAAGLALIAAGVLALVGRHLVPLDAGVPAGVGLLLVASGLWALYTVGLKEVDLDPVGSIGLLCLPSFAVIALLAATGVLPTGMAGAAGADIALFLVVQGLGVGLCAGLLYAFAIRRLGAQRASVIGSLSPVVVVLLAVPLLGESPTLAVLVGVPLITAGVVLANRAPRTPRAPRTSRTLRTLRPRPEVPADA; encoded by the coding sequence TTGGTCGCGACGCACACCACGGGGGTGGCACCGCCCCGCTCGGCGGCAACCCCGCTCCGGGGCCGGCTCTCACCGCAGGCACAGGGCATGCTCGCGCTGCTGGTGACCGTGGCGATCTGGGCCGCCTTCGCACTCAGCGCCCGCGCCCTGAGCAGTTCCTCCCTGCTGCCGGCCGATGCCGCCCTGCTGCGCTTCGGCGTTCCGCTGGTGGTGCTCGCGCCGGCGCTGTGGCGCCGCCGGCAGCGCATCGCCGCGGTACGGCTCTCCGCCGCAGTCAAGATCGTCTGTGGTGCGGGGGTGCCGTTCTTCCTGGCGGCCATGTACGGGGGCTCCCTGACCTCCGCGGCCTTCGTGGGGTCGATCGTGCCCGGCATGGTCCCGCTGTTCGTCTCCGCCCTGATGGTCGTCCGCGGCCACGGCGTGCCCCGCGGCACCCAGGCGGCCGGGCTCGCGCTGATCGCGGCCGGGGTGCTGGCCCTGGTCGGTCGGCACCTCGTACCGCTGGACGCCGGAGTGCCGGCCGGTGTCGGCCTGCTCCTGGTCGCCAGCGGGCTGTGGGCCCTGTACACGGTGGGGCTGAAGGAGGTGGACCTCGATCCGGTGGGGTCGATCGGGCTGCTGTGCCTGCCCTCCTTCGCGGTGATCGCGCTGCTGGCCGCGACCGGGGTGCTGCCGACCGGCATGGCCGGGGCGGCGGGCGCCGACATCGCGCTCTTCCTGGTCGTGCAGGGGCTCGGGGTCGGGCTGTGCGCCGGCCTGCTCTACGCCTTCGCCATCCGCCGGCTCGGCGCCCAGCGGGCCTCCGTGATCGGCAGCCTCAGCCCGGTCGTCGTGGTCCTGCTCGCCGTCCCCCTGCTCGGCGAATCGCCCACCCTCGCCGTCCTCGTCGGCGTACCCCTGATCACCGCGGGTGTGGTGCTCGCCAACCGCGCCCCTCGCACTCCCCGCGCTCCCCGTACTTCCCGCACTCTCCGCACTCTCCGCCCGCGACCCGAGGTCCCCGCCGATGCTTGA